One window of Ziziphus jujuba cultivar Dongzao chromosome 5, ASM3175591v1 genomic DNA carries:
- the LOC107419832 gene encoding uncharacterized protein LOC107419832, translating into MGEVSETAMTTTAKKKKKGRPSLLDLQIRSLKQQQQNLNQNRNLQPQPQNPNSLNFTFNPNSRSSRRKPNLNASSPPAQDWISGVGGEDDDDERKEKKHKLLLGFNSNSNSHYQTLSLNSLSINSVPNGSGSNADGDDPEVAFKRRKISPAHHGSIQTNQNQKVLIATDSSIHGSQVESGPTTPLPDKKLLVFILDRLQKKDTYEVFSEPVDPEELPDYHDIVEKPMDFQTVRQKLDEGAYSCLEYFEKDVFLICTNAMQYNAADTIYFRQARSIQELAKKDFENLRQNGNNCQPQPKRRGRPPGKSLKKSIERSPVDCVGPESLSDTTLASGGEKANWSNTYNLRKGSTTCKLRAADALNGVSHGSLNGETCTSWFSEWENEFPASVLRSVMKYGKKQFPVDENRRDTYGHTLAAGHVQTILDALEGEWKELMPVGPYLEYGYARSLARFAAGLGPTVWEIASKKIGSVLPIGIKFGPGWIGEDETSQQQQSLFSKKFLSDPMADDHKSRLLSPSPSVSNSVAVNGCFLQSREDPNTTRRLNTHNESASLDSNISHCITTPLPPFPLHQDFIINSGVNGLQSGNVAYALPQKGVFKPAAAEMLGMVSSSNTTSCHPVPRNDIDSNEAKLSITTNRSNPGNMLPLGSSLDLHRAPQLGIGGEGSWQPQLSMNHTQDFYHLASDLNVRFQAPGSPGSIVQIGSPQQPDLALQL; encoded by the exons atGGGCGAGGTATCAGAGACGGCGATGACGACGACggccaagaagaagaaaaagggtcGACCTTCTCTCTTAGATCTCCAAATACGCTCTctcaaacaacaacaacaaaacctaAACCAAAACCGAAATCTACAGCCACAACCACAAAACCCTAATTCTCTCAATTTCACCTTCAACCCCAACTCCCGATCTTCTCGCCGGAAACCAAATCTGAACGCCTCATCGCCGCCGGCTCAGGACTGGATTTCTGGCGTCGGCGGAGAAGATGACGATGACGAGCGTAAGGAGAAGAAGCATAAGCTCTtactcggattcaattcgaatTCCAATAGTCACTATCAGACATTGTCGCTGAACTCTTTATCAATTAATTCGGTTCCCAACGGCTCTGGTTCGAATGCCGATGGCGACGATCCCGAGGTTGCTTTCAAGAGGCGCAAGATCAGTCCCGCACATCATGGATCTATTCAAACG AACCAGAACCAAAAGGTTTTGATAGCGACAGACAGTAGTATACATG GGTCGCAGGTGGAGTCCGGTCCCACGACACCTTTGCCAGACAAAAAGTTGTTGGTGTTCATCCTTGACAGGCTTCAAAA AAAGGATACTTATGAGGTATTCTCCGAGCCCGTTGATCCAGAAGag CTTCCTGATTACCATGACATTGTCGAGAAGCCAATGGATTTTCAAACTGTAAGGCAGAAACTTGATGAGGGAGCCTATTCATGCTTGGAATATTTTGAG AAAGATGTTTTCTTGATATGTACAAATGCAATGCAGTATAATGCAGCAGACACTATCTACTTCCGACAG GCGAGATCTATTCAAGAGCTTGCAAAAAAGGACTTTGAGAATTTGAGGCAAAATGGTAATAATTGCCAACCTCAACCCAAAAGGAGAGGCAGACCACCTGGCAAGAGCCTTAAAAAGTCAATTGAAAGGTCTCCTGTTGATTGTGTTGGTCCTGAATCTCTGTCAGATACAACTCTTGCTTCTGGAGGTGAAAAAGCAAACTGGTCCAACACTTACAATTTAAGAAAAGGATCTACTACATGCAAGTTGAGGGCTGCTGATGCATTAAATGGAGTCTCTCATGGCTCTCTAAATGGCGAAACTTGCACTAGCTGGTTTTCCGAATGGGAGAATGAATTTCCAG CTTCAGTATTGAGGAGTGTGATGAAGTATGGAAAGAAACAATTTCCTGTTGATGAGAACAGACGTGACACTTATGGGCATACATTGGCTGCTGGACATGTGCAAACGATTTTAGATGCCCTTGAAGGAGAATGGAAGGAACTAATGCCG gtAGGTCCTTACTTGGAATATGGTTATGCACGAAGCCTAGCTCGTTTTGCTGCAGGTCTTGGACCTACTGTTTGGGAGATTGCTTCAAAGAAAATTGGAAGTGTTTTGCCAATTGGAATAAAGTTTGGTCCTGGATGGATAGGTGAAGATGAGACATCACAGCAGCAGCAATCGTTATTTTCCAAGAAGTTTTTATCTGATCCCATGGCAGACGACCATAAAAGCAGGCTTCTATCTCCAAGTCCATCGGTCTCAAATTCAGTTGCTGTAAATGGGTGCTTTTTGCAAAGTAGAGAAGACCCAAATACTACTAGAAGATTAAATACCCACAATGAGTCGGCTTCACTTGACAGTAATATTAGCCATTGTATAACAACACCTTTGCCTCCTTTCCCCCTCCACCaggattttataattaattctgGGGTCAATGGTTTACAGAGTGGGAATGTGGCTTATGCTCTACCTCAAAAGGGAGTGTTCAAACCTGCAGCTGCTGAAATGCTTGGCATGGTTTCATCAAGCAACACTACTAGTTGTCACCCAGTGCCTAGGAATGATATTGATTCAAATGAAGCAAAGTTGTCAATAACCACAAATAGATCAAATCCCGGGAATATGTTACCGCTTGGATCAAGCCTTGACTTACATAGAGCACCCCAACTGGGGATCGGTGGGGAAGGATCTTGGCAGCCGCAACTGTCTATGAACCATACACAGGATTTTTATCATTTGGCCTCCGACCTGAATGTCAGATTTCAGGCACCGGGTTCACCAGGTTCCATTGTGCAGATTGGTTCTCCTCAGCAGCCAGACTTGGCGTTGCAGCTATGA
- the LOC107419833 gene encoding glycosyltransferase family 92 protein At1g27200: MPRGVPTTIFFTFLLILFFAFFSLHLNRSALSGNADANANANADAFLYRPSSDHNLSARPTNKNSAFYNYAIHEQQQQQQQHSISRHVSSINFSLRSVSVLIPDWEILAIVSPGTPFSPLASGDDYVCVFQNNATSPARFSGKLPFTNRTTFKCLMPNSVRRLRPFFMPTLTKATENQPSISSASADAELYRWNFLVYESFSTDDDVVLFVKGVNQRQGINRSPSVFRCVFFHPSINNPVKTDVTSSSQEVFRCRHPKFNTTSVLSSATEIRMSLEMVEENRVVPSVAYYIPRSRSRSRSSEAVEMERPKPKSKLCACTMVFNVAKFLKEWVVYHSKIGVDKFILYDNASHDHLERVVEELNREGYDVTALFWIWPKTQEAGFSHSALYASESCTWMMYVDVDEFVFSPSWAAAAAVANSISNDHNLKSLLPGVPHPSSSSHDSPRRTGQVSISCNEFGPSNQRSHPIEGVTQGYTCRRKIEQRHKSIVLLDAVDPSLLNVIHHFKLKNGYESKQMSLENAVVNHYKYQAWPEFQTKFRRRVSAYVVDWKETVNPASKDRTPGLGFQPIEPEGWSHMFCEVRDERLKVLTRRWFGSHTLNGFKMVWQM, encoded by the coding sequence ATGCCCCGCGGAGTCCCTACAACCATCTTCTTCACTTTCCTTCTTATCCTTTTCTTCGCCTTCTTCTCTCTCCATCTCAACCGCAGCGCCCTCTCTGGCAACGCCGACGCCAACGCCAACGCCAACGCCGACGCCTTCCTCTATCGCCCCTCCTCCGATCACAACCTCTCTGCTCGTCCCACCAATAAGAACTCCGCTTTCTACAACTACGCTATCcatgaacaacaacaacaacaacaacaacattccATTTCCCGTCACGTTTCTTCTATCAACTTCTCCCTCCGCTCCGTCTCCGTTCTCATTCCCGATTGGGAGATTTTGGCCATCGTCTCCCCGGGGACTCCATTCTCGCCTCTCGCCTCCGGAGACGATTACGTCTGCGTTTTCCAGAACAATGCCACGTCTCCAGCGAGATTCTCCGGGAAGTTGCCCTTTACTAATCGAACTACCTTCAAATGCCTAATGCCGAATAGCGTCCGTCGTCTCCGGCCCTTCTTTATGCCGACTCTGACCAAGGCAACGGAGAACCAGCCGTCGATTTCCTCGGCTTCTGCTGATGCTGAGCTTTACAGGTGGAATTTCTTGGTGTATGAGTCGTTTTCCACCGATGATGACGTCGTTCTGTTCGTCAAAGGCGTGAATCAAAGACAGGGGATTAACCGTTCCCCAAGCGTCTTCAGGTGCGTGTTTTTCCATCCCTCAATTAATAACCCCGTCAAGACCGACGTTACGAGTTCCAGCCAAGAGGTCTTCAGGTGTCGCCACCCCAAATTCAATACGACGTCGGTTCTTAGCTCCGCGACCGAGATCAGAATGTCCCTGGAAATGGTGGAAGAAAACCGGGTGGTTCCTTCGGTTGCTTATTACATCCCAAGATCCAGGTCCCGGTCCCGGAGCTCCGAAGCAGTTGAGATGGAGCGGCCAAAACCAAAATCGAAACTGTGCGCATGTACAATGGTGTTCAACGTGGCAAAGTTCTTGAAAGAGTGGGTGGTTTACCATTCCAAAATTGGGGTGGACAAGTTCATTTTGTACGACAACGCGAGCCATGACCATTTGGAACGTGTGGTTGAGGAGCTCAACCGAGAAGGTTACGACGTGACGGCGTTGTTTTGGATTTGGCCCAAAACCCAGGAAGCCGGTTTCTCCCATAGTGCCTTGTATGCATCCGAATCCTGCACCTGGATGATGTACGTGGATGTGGACGAGTTCGTTTTTTCTCCGTCATGGGCCGCCGCCGCTGCTGTTGCTAATTCCATTTCTAATGATCACAACCTCAAATCTCTGCTGCCGGGGGTCCCAcatccatcatcatcatcgcaCGATTCGCCCCGCCGCACCGGTCAAGTTTCAATAAGCTGCAACGAATTTGGTCCGTCGAACCAACGGTCCCACCCAATTGAAGGTGTGACGCAGGGGTACACGTGTCGGAGGAAGATTGAGCAGCGGCATAAATCCATTGTACTGTTGGATGCGGTGGATCCATCGCTGCTCAACGTGATCCAccatttcaaattgaaaaacgGTTACGAGAGTAAGCAAATGAGCTTGGAGAATGCGGTGGTGAACCATTACAAGTACCAAGCGTGGCCGGAGTTTCAGACGAAGTTTCGCCGGAGGGTGTCGGCTTACGTTGTTGATTGGAAGGAAACTGTGAACCCCGCTTCCAAGGACAGAACACCTGGATTAGGCTTCCAGCCAATTGAGCCGGAAGGCTGGTCCCACATGTTTTGCGAGGTTAGAGATGAGCGCTTGAAGGTGCTTACGCGGAGATGGTTTGGATCCCATACTCTAAACGGCTTCAAAATGGTTTGGCAAATGTGA
- the LOC107419850 gene encoding probable serine/threonine-protein kinase PBL21: MSCFSCFSPHRKDVSKVENDYGTRSSGSGRGKASSDDAEIGRGKGKGKAGNGPKNSAARSFTFRELAAATRGFREVNLIGEGGFGRVYKGRLESGQVVAIKQLNHDGLQGFQEFIVEVLMLSLLHHSNLVTLIGYCTDGDQRLLVYEYMPMGSLEDHLFDLEADKEPLSWDTRIKIAVGAARGLEYLHCKANPPVIYRDLKSANILLDGEFNPKLSDFGLAKLGPVGDNTHVSTRVMGTYGYCAPEYAMSGKLTLKSDIYSFGVVLLELITGRKVIDVSRRPGEQNLIAWSRPFLKDRRKFVLLVDPLLQGRFPVRCLHHAIAITAMCLQEQPTFRPLIGDIVVALEYLASQSYKPERYKDGVRDAPSASPSQENKDVFTRKSDRRSSLSI; this comes from the exons ATGAGTTGCTTTTCTTGCTTTAGTCCTCATCGGAAGGATGTGAGCAAGGTTGAAAATGATTACGGTACTCGATCCTCAG GAAGTGGGAGGGGAAAGGCGAGTTCCGATGATGCTG AAATTGggagaggaaaaggaaaaggtaaGGCTGGCAATGGCCCGAAAAACAGTGCGGCTCGCAGTTTCACTTTTCGGGAACTTGCAGCGGCCACGAGGGGCTTTAGGGAGGTGAATTTGATTGGGGAAGGGGGTTTTGGAAGGGTCTACAAAGGCCGTCTGGAATCAGGCCAG GTAGTTGCCATCAAACAACTCAATCATGATGGGCTTCAGGGTTTTCAGGAATTCATTGTAGAGGTTCTAATGTTAAGCCTTCTACATCACTCCAATCTTGTCACCTTGATTGGCTACTGCACGGATGGAGATCAAAGACTATTAGTCTACGAGTACATGCCCATGGGTAGCTTGGAGGATCACCTTTTTG ATCTGGAGGCTGATAAAGAGCCACTCAGTTGGGATACTCGAATTAAGATTGCTGTTGGTGCAGCACGTGGTCTTGAATATCTCCATTGCAAAGCAAATCCACCTGTCATATATCGTGACTTGAAATCAGCAAATATATTGTTAGACGGTGAATTCAACCCAAAGCTTTCGGACTTTGGACTTGCTAAATTGGGACCTGTTGGTGACAATACGCATGTTTCGACCAGAGTGATGGGAACATATGGATACTGTGCACCAGAGTATGCCATGAGTGGCAAGTTGACTCTTAAATCTGATATATACAGCTTTGGTGTGGTCCTGTTGGAGTTGATTACTGGGCGGAAGGTAATTGATGTCTCAAGGAGACCTGGAGAACAAAATCTAATTGCTTGG TCTCGTCCATTTTTAAAGGACAGGAGGAAGTTTGTCCTGTTAGTTGATCCATTGCTGCAAGGCCGCTTCCCTGTTCGTTGTTTGCATCATGCCATAGCTATTACTGCAATGTGCCTTCAAGAGCAACCAACTTTCCGTCCTCTTATAGGTGACATTGTTGTAGCTCTCGAGTATTTGGCCTCTCAAAGTTACAAACCAGAACGTTATAAAGATGGAGTCCGTGATGCTCCATCAGCATCACCTTCACAGGAGAACAAGGATGTCTTTACCCGGAAGTCAGACAGGAGGAGTTCATTGTCAATTTAA
- the LOC107419854 gene encoding probable serine/threonine-protein kinase PIX13 — protein sequence MGNCFGAPANDHSSQSRSSIKPTSPAETWKSNSSSNSKQNALGASVLRRGKAQTTRGWEIGSDNITENETSTSTNTSNSIGSATPAPTTLPNPNGRIITPNLKLFTLADLKKVTRDFRPDTMLGEGGFGRVFKGWVDEKTYAPSRVGIGMAVAVKKSNPDSSQGLHEWQAEVKFLGKFSHPNLVKLLGYCWEENQFLLVYEYMQKGSLENHLFRRGAEPLPWEIRLKIAIGAARGLAFLHTSEKSVIYRDFKTSNILLDGAYSAKLSDFGLAKLGPVNGNSHVTTRIMGTYGYAAPEYVATGHLYVKSDVFGFGVVLLELLTGLRALDTNRPLGEQNLVEWARPSLTDKKKLKKIMDPKLADQYPIKGAIQAAGLIIKCLESDPKSRPSMEEILEGLEKIDAIKEKDKKPKVTRSSDTARHQNRSPIHQKHAGRSHHP from the exons ATGGGAAATTGTTTTGGAGCTCCTGCGAATGACCATAGTAGCCAGAGCCGATCCTCAATAAAGCCTACAAGCCCTGCAG AGACATGGAAATCGAACAGCAGTAGTAATAGCAAACAAAATGCATTGGGTGCAAGCGTACTGAGAAGAGGCAAGGCTCAAACGACGAGAGGCTGGGAAATCGGAAGCGATAATATAACGGAAAACGAAACCAGTACGAGTACGAATACGAGTAACAGTATCGGTTCTGCTACTCCTGCACCAACGACTCTTCCGAATCCAAATGGAAGGATCATAACGCCAAACTTGAAACTGTTCACTCTTGCGGACCTAAAGAAGGTCACCAGGGATTTCAGACCCGACACGATGCTGGGAGAGGGAGGCTTTGGACGGGTTTTCAAAGGCTGGGTCGATGAAAAAACCTATGCCCCCTCTAGGGTCGGCATCGGCATGGCTGTTGCCGTTAAGAAATCCAATCCTGACAGCTCTCAAGGCCTTCATGAGTGGCAG GCTGAAGTAAAATTTTTAGGGAAATTTTCTCATCCCAACCTTGTTAAGCTCCTTGGCTATTGTTGGGAGGAAAACCAATTCCTACTTGTTTATGAATATATGCAGAAAGGAAGCTTGGAAAACCACCTTTTCAGGA GAGGTGCAGAACCTCTTCCATGGGAAATAAGGCTAAAAATAGCAATCGGAGCTGCTCGAGGTCTGGCTTTCCTGCACACATCAGAGAAATCAGTTATATACCGAGATTTCAAGACCTCCAATATTTTGCTGGATGGG GCCTACAGTGCGAAGCTTTCAGATTTTGGGCTAGCAAAGCTTGGCCCAGTAAATGGCAATTCGCATGTAACAACGCGTATTATGGGCACTTATGGTTACGCGGCCCCTGAATACGTTGCTACTg GTCATTTATACGTCAAGAGTGACGTGTTTGGTTTCGGTGTCGTTTTGCTGGAGCTGCTAACGGGTTTGCGGGCGCTGGACACTAACCGGCCACTAGGTGAGCAAAATTTGGTTGAGTGGGCCAGGCCTTCTCTTACAGACAAGAAGAAGCTAAAGAAAATAATGGACCCAAAGCTAGCGGATCAGTACCCGATAAAAGGTGCAATCCAAGCAGCTGGGCTTATAATAAAGTGTCTGGAATCTGATCCAAAGAGCAGACCATCCATGGAAGAGATTTTGGAGGGTCTAGAAAAAATCGATGCCATCaaagaaaaggataaaaaaCCTAAGGTGACCCGAAGTAGCGATACTGCTAGGCACCAAAATAGGTCTCCAATCCACCAAAAGCATGCTGGTAGATCTCATCATCCCTGA